tgtattttttttcttttctttctttcttcctcaacGGTCACCGACCTCCTCGGTGGTCGACAACTAGCAACAGGCAAGGGCCAACGTGGGCCAACCTCCACGACCTTTGGCAAGGCTCACCCATATTGGGATCCGGCTAGGGCCAAGTGAGGCGCGCCCTCGCCCGCTTCCGGCGAGGCTCAACAAATATTTCAGatcattttattaaataaggattgccaaaaaaaaaatagctttgaCGTATAATCCACATCATtagtttagggaaaaaaaaaaaaaagaaaacaaaaaacacaaggaaataagaaaaaaaatacaaaatttgtcCATTTCAACATTATCTGTACCACATAAGTAAGCCAGCAttcatgtcaacaatttccTACCAAAATGGGCTAGATGGACTGAAATAGcagaatgcaaaatatttaagactaaattggtaaaaaaaaagaagtttaaaactaaattgacataattacaatagatttaaaaatttattggtAATTATCCCTTCGATCCTAAAATCTAATTTTCAGGGCACAAGATGTATAAACTTATTTTGTGCTGATAGTTCGCCGGCCACGTGCTTGTGGTTGAGGTCTTCGCTAGAAAAGTTAGGGTTTTCTAAGATATTTGCATAATTATAAAAGTATGGCGAgggtaaaattgaaagaaaataaatttattttcatatcGCAAATGCAGCAGTCCAAAGTACCTATGGACCTACCTTAGGCGAAATGCTTCAATACAATtgcattttttccaaaattgttcaaaaaaattgtcaaacgccatttacatttggccaagggactttgaggcCCCAATACCCCTTGCAAATACTGAACCGAACGAGGCCTAAAACCCTCTTTATCAAATGACGTGACAAATTTCACATCATTTGGTTCTTTGAATATACCACAAAAAGAATTCCACGTCGCttcgtaaggaaaaaaaaagggaaaatttgaaagatttcTTAGTACATAAAGCTTGCTTTGGATTTAATTACACCCAAGTCTAATGGGGCACGTTTGAAAGCCTgccttttctatttctagaaacTATTTCACGCACGAAATGCGATTGACAATAAATTTGTTTGGCGCACGTCGTGCATGGTACAAAAAACGTCAAAGTGGTTTCCAGGGCCATGCAAATTTAGATATTAGCCGTTCGAAAAACAGTTGACAAATTACATCTTCTTTGCCTTCCTTCGATTCAGAAAAACATGGAGAAACGGAAGGCCAACCCTAAATCGCGTAAGCTCCCAAGATAAACACCCATGGTTTTTCCCCCTCCAAGCTCACGAATCTCTCTCTTGAACATTCAAGAAACCAAACCACCCCTCGCCAccttatttttctctctcatctctctctcttccctcctctgaaaaggagaaggaaaagagaccCTCCAATCAACCCAAACCTTCTGATATCTCTGCGTTTGGGCCACCCAAGAAAAGATGGAGTTTAGGCTCTGGCTGGTCTGCCTCCTCCTGGCCATGGCGGCCGTGGCCTCCGAGGGCTACCCCCTCCACCACACGAGCATCGGCGACGGGTTCTACGCCCGTGAGCCGGAGCTGATGGACTCCGAGATCAACAGCCGCCTGCTGGCggcgaaccggcggttcatcaGCTACAACGCGATGAAGGGGAACTCGGTGCCGTGCAGCCGCCGCGGCCAGTCGTACTACAACTgcaggaagatgaagaaggccaACCCTTACAAGCGTGGGTGCAGCGCCATCACCCGATGCAAAAGGTTCACCGACTAAGAGAGAGAAACATATGAAGCAAAAAACAGAAGGACGTATATCGAGGGCTTTGATAAATTAATATCTggttaaataaatttttacaattatgtcGCATTTTGCTGGGATTTTTCTCTCCATGTTCCTTCTGAGTTATAAAATTAAGggtcttctctctctgtttttaatttaattttaattttttggggtcataagaaaaaccctaatttgTTATCTTTGAGGTGGGGGGGTTGGCGGACATGTTGTTTATGCTCCTTTGGGCATCTTGCCCGATTGATCTTATGTTGTCTCAATTAATGCTGTGTACGTTACTTATGTGGAGGGAATAATATGGCCAGAAGCCTACAAAAATTGGGTGCAACTTGCTGAAAGTGGAGAATGGTAGATGATTGGTTAGTTCTAattgtttcattttcttcatttctttctatgtttttgttttggaaTTTCTCTtgtagtttttgtttttggtgcaTTAAAATCGTTACCTATTTCCTAACTTTCATGCATGCACGACTTCTCTTCCATGCAAACCCGCGTGTgtttgtgattatttttttctttttcttttttttggatatatattcattttttgtgagttTCGTCTATTATAACAGTTAAATCATGTGGATCTCACGTGAGATCTATAAAGATAAATGACCGTGATGCAGTTAAGCTCATATAAATTTGGTGCATTTTAGACAGCTCTATCATGGAGCAAAGGCATCCCCATAAGAGTAAATGTTATCACGTA
This sequence is a window from Rhodamnia argentea isolate NSW1041297 chromosome 3, ASM2092103v1, whole genome shotgun sequence. Protein-coding genes within it:
- the LOC115732087 gene encoding protein RALF-like 4, with translation MEFRLWLVCLLLAMAAVASEGYPLHHTSIGDGFYAREPELMDSEINSRLLAANRRFISYNAMKGNSVPCSRRGQSYYNCRKMKKANPYKRGCSAITRCKRFTD